The genomic region CCTCTTAAAGCCCCTTTTAAAGGAAACAGACTTGCCTCCCAAGGCCTATCTTTTATTGGCCAAAAGTAGCGAGGCCTTGGGGTTACACAGTGATGCCTTAGTTTATATTCGTTTTCTTCAGGCCAAATTTCCAGACGCTTTAGAGGTTTGTTCGGCTAACGTTATTGCGGCGCGAATTTTTTACAAAAGGAAGATTCCGGATAAGGCTAAACGACTGGCAGAAAAAGTTTTGGCCTCAGATTTATGCCCTCTTAAGGCTAAAGCCGAGGCTTCGTCTTTGTTGTTTAAGCTCAATGAGCCAGATAAGGTAATATCTTTCTTGAAAAATAACCCTAAAGTTAAGGCCCTTGTTCCGGAAATCATAAAAGAACTGGCCCTTTATCATTTGAAACAAGGAAATCTCAAGCAGGCGGAAGAAGAAATTTATGATTACCTTAACTATTCTGGCCGGGAAAAAGAAGCTCCGCCTTTGCTTTGGGCTTTAGGAGAAGTTTATTTTAATCAAAAAAAGTATAGAGAAGCCCGTCGTATTTTTGAATTAATTTTGACCTCTTGGCCTTCTGCGCCTCAGGCCTTGTTTGCTAAATTTAGGCTTTATGAAATGCGTTATCTCTTTGAAGAAAAGATAGGTCGTTTTGATCCTCAAACAAGGCAAATCCTCTTAAACGTAATAAAGGCCCTTAAAAAGGATTATCCGAAAGCGCCTATAACCGAAGAAGCCCATGCCTTAGAAATAGAAATACTCTTAGAGTTAAAAAAGATTGATGAATGCCTTAAAAGTGCCTGGGCTTTTTTAAAAAAGTATCCTCAATCTCCTTTTTTGCCGAAGATTTTTCCTGTTCTATGTAAAGCTTCTTCCCTTTTCGAGCAAAAACTTTTGGGAGAAAAGGACTACGAAGAAGTTATTTTATTTTTTGAAAAACACAAACCAGAGCTTGAAAAAGCTGGTTGTGGTTTAACTTTTTATTGGGCGGCTCAGGCCTATCTTTCACTCAATCTGGAAACTCAGGCTCGTTTAACTTTGTTAAAAGGGGTGCTTTTGCCACTTCCCGATGTATGGGAAAAGGATTTTAAGCTTACCCTAGCAGATCTTCTTATAAGAAATTCAGAGTACGACCTTTCTGAGAGATTTTTAAAAGAACTCCGCGAAAAATACCCAGAAATAAACAAAAATCCTTACTTTCTTTATCTTTGCGGCTTGCTCAATGAGGGTGAAGGAAAACTTATAAAGGCCCTTAATTTTTTAGAAAAGGCTTACCATGAAACCGCTACCCCTGAAATGAAAGAAAAAATTCGTAAGGATCTCCTGAAGGTTTTGATTTCCGTGGGACGCTATCAAGAGGCCCTAGTTCTTTTAAAAGAAGCCAAGAAAGTTGATCTAGAGCTCGGCAAAGCCTTGGTTACCAAGGCCTTGAATGAGGAAAAATACGGCCTTTCTCAAAAAGCCCTTGCTTTTCTTTTGAAGAAGTTTCCAAAAGATCGAGAATTAAAATGGCTTGAAGGTTTGCTATTGGAGCGCCAGGGTGAAGCAGAAAAAGCACTAGCCATTTGGCAGGAAATGGCAAATGGTAATGACCTATACGGAAGGTTGGCCTCGTCATTAGTTAAAGAAGAAAAACTTGTAGAAGAGGCGCGTCAAGAGATCTACTGATGCCAGAGACTATCTTATTGCTAGATAAAAAAGAAAAAGACTTGGCCCCATTGGCTGAAGCTCTTATGGAGAAGGGTTTGAGCCCTATCTGGGGTTTTAACCGCGAGGAGGCCTTTTCTATTTTAGAAGAGCAAGATATCGGTGCCGTGGTAGCAAATCTTGAAAATGAAGAATTTGGCCGTCTTAAAATCTTAAAAGACTTGAATTCCTTTAATCCTCTCATACCAGTCATTCTTTTGACCCAAGAAGCTGACCTTGAAGAAGCTGTTCAGGCCATTAAGGCTGGGGCAGCTGACTATCGGCTTTTATCAACAGAGCCGGCTCTTCTGACGGAAATAATCCTTAAAGTTAAGCGTACCTATGAACCACCTGAAGGTAGTTTTATTACGGCTAACCAGAGACTCAAGTTGATTTTAGCTCGGCTAAAAGAGGTTGCAAAAAGTAAGGCCACGGTACTAATTACTGGTGAGTCTGGTACAGGTAAGGAAGTCCTTGCCAGATTTATTCACGAAAACAGCGATAGGGCACGAGGGCCTTTTATTGCTATTAATTGTGCGGCCTTGCCGGAACATCTTCTGGAATCCGAGCTATTCGGCTATGAAAAAGGGGCCTTTTCAGGAGCCTTTACTAGAAAGCTTGGAAAATTTGAACTGGCCAATGGGGGAACTATTCTCCTTGACGAAATAACAGAAATGCCCCTTTCTCTTCAGGCCAAACTTTTGAGGGTGCTCCAAGAAGGAGAGGTAGATCGCCTAGGCGGAGCTTATCCCGTAAAAATAGACGTAAGAGTTATTGCTACTACCAATCGCGATGTACAGGCCCTGGTTTCTCAAGGAAAGTTTAGAGAAGATCTTTATTTTCGCCTGAATGTTATTCCGGTAGAAATTCCCCCCTTGCGTGAACGGCCTGAAGACGTGAGGCTTCTGGCCCAGAAGTTTTGTGAAGAATTTTCCCAGAAGTATAACCGTCCAGTTAAAGGTTTTGCTGATGGGGTTCTTGAAAAGTTAAGTCAATATCCCTGGCCTGGTAATGTACGCGAGCTGAGAAACTTAATAGAGAGAGCGGTACTGCTAGCTCAGGGAACTTGGATAACCCTCAAAGACATTTTCCCTAAACCACTCGGGGCTAAAGGCCAGGATATGCCACTTAAGCCGCTTCGCGAAGTAGAACGAGAAATGATAATGAAGGCCTTACGAGCGGCTAATGGAAATCGTACCCGAGCGGCAGAGATATTAGGTATAAGCGTGCGTACACTTCGCAACAAACTCCAAATTTATCGTGAAGCAGGACTCATTTAGGAGGGGATATGATAGGGGCAAAGCTTTTTGGTAAGACCTGGCAGGTGGTTTCAGAGGCTTTAAAAGTAAGACTTATGCGTCACGAGGTCATTGCCGCTAACATTGCCAACGTAGATACGCCTGGCTATAGTCGGAAAGATATCCCTTTTGAAAAGGTAATGGCTGCCTATCTTAAAGGTTCTCCCCCATTAAAAACTACTAATCCGCGGCATATTAAACCAGGCCTTGCTCCCGACGGTGGTATCCCCTTGGTAGAAGAAGAGCCTCCTGTTGAAGGCACACCTAATAATGTCTCTTTAGAACAAGAGATGGCCAAGCTTTCAGAAAATAATCTTATGTATCAGGCTACCATTCAGGCCTTAATGAAAGAAATAGAGCTTTTACGCGAAGCCATAACCGAAGGAGGTAAGAGATAATGAAACTATTAACTGCTTTGCGCTTGGCCTCAAGTGGCCTTTCTGTTCAACGGTTGCGGCTAAATATTTCAGCTATGAATCTGGCTAATGCTGATGTTACCAGAACCCTTACCGGGGAACCCTATAGAGCCCAAAATGTTGTCGTTAGTGCTTCTCAACTTCCTGACGAACTTGAGGGAGACTTATCTGATGCTGGTCTCAAGCTGGTGACTCCCAGGGTAACTGCTATAGTGGAAGATCAGAGTCCTTTTCGTGAAGTGTATGATCCGTCTCATCCAGATGCTGATAAACGGGGCATCGTACGCTATCCCAATGTAGATGTCCTAACAGAAATGGTAGAGCTCCTTTCTGCCTCACGAGCTTATGAAGCTAATCTCTCTGTAGTTTCGGTGACCAAGTCCATGGCCTTAAAGACCCTAGAGATACTCAAATAGGGAGGACTTTTATGAAGATTAACGGTTTAGGAAATCCCTACGGTATAAAGAATGTTTCTAATAAGACCAGGCCTGATTCAAAGGGAGATTTTATGGATCTCCTTAAAAAAGAGATATCTTCTGTTGATGCCGCCCAAAAAGTGGCCGCTGAAAATCTTAAAGCCTTTGCTACGGGAGAAAACCCTGACCTTACGGCTTTAACTCTTTCTCTGACTAAAGCTGATCTTTCTTTTCGTCTTTTACTTCAAGTACGTAACAAAGTGCTTCAGGCCTATGAAGAAGTTATGAGAATGCAACTTTAATGGAGGATAAACATGGCTTTTCCGCCCCCTAAAGAGGTTTTAAAGCAACTTAAAGATTTCTGGCAGGGCCTTTCTCGTGAACAACGTATTGCGGCTATAGGAACAGTGTTGATAGTTACCCTAGGTCTTTTAGGGTTGATATACTATGCCAATAGAACCGACTGGGGGCTCCTTTATAAAGGCCTTCCTGAGGAACGCGCTGCTCAGGTCATAGACTTTCTTAAACAGGAAAAGATTCCTTATAAAGTGGAAAGTAACGGGGCCATAAAGGTACCACGTGACAAAGTACCAGAGGTGCGTATGGCCCTTGCCAGCCACGGCATTTTGAGCCCAGATGTAACTGGTTTTGAAATATTTGACAAAAATCAACTGGGAGCCACTGATTTTCTCCAGCGGGTGAACTACCAAAGAGCCCTTGAGGGAGAGCTTGCTCGTACCATTATGAGCCTTTCTGAGGTAGAGGCAGCTAGAGTTCACCTAGCCTTACCAAAAGAAAGTGTTTTTATCGAGGACCAAAAGCCCCCAAAAGCTTCGGTTTTTCTGAAGCTTAAAAATGGGCAGAGATTGAGTAGGCGAGAAGTAGAAGGAATTGTTAATTTGGTGGCCA from Thermodesulfatator indicus DSM 15286 harbors:
- the flgB gene encoding flagellar basal body rod protein FlgB is translated as MIGAKLFGKTWQVVSEALKVRLMRHEVIAANIANVDTPGYSRKDIPFEKVMAAYLKGSPPLKTTNPRHIKPGLAPDGGIPLVEEEPPVEGTPNNVSLEQEMAKLSENNLMYQATIQALMKEIELLREAITEGGKR
- the fliE gene encoding flagellar hook-basal body complex protein FliE; its protein translation is MKINGLGNPYGIKNVSNKTRPDSKGDFMDLLKKEISSVDAAQKVAAENLKAFATGENPDLTALTLSLTKADLSFRLLLQVRNKVLQAYEEVMRMQL
- the flgC gene encoding flagellar basal body rod protein FlgC gives rise to the protein MKLLTALRLASSGLSVQRLRLNISAMNLANADVTRTLTGEPYRAQNVVVSASQLPDELEGDLSDAGLKLVTPRVTAIVEDQSPFREVYDPSHPDADKRGIVRYPNVDVLTEMVELLSASRAYEANLSVVSVTKSMALKTLEILK
- a CDS encoding sigma-54 dependent transcriptional regulator — translated: MPETILLLDKKEKDLAPLAEALMEKGLSPIWGFNREEAFSILEEQDIGAVVANLENEEFGRLKILKDLNSFNPLIPVILLTQEADLEEAVQAIKAGAADYRLLSTEPALLTEIILKVKRTYEPPEGSFITANQRLKLILARLKEVAKSKATVLITGESGTGKEVLARFIHENSDRARGPFIAINCAALPEHLLESELFGYEKGAFSGAFTRKLGKFELANGGTILLDEITEMPLSLQAKLLRVLQEGEVDRLGGAYPVKIDVRVIATTNRDVQALVSQGKFREDLYFRLNVIPVEIPPLRERPEDVRLLAQKFCEEFSQKYNRPVKGFADGVLEKLSQYPWPGNVRELRNLIERAVLLAQGTWITLKDIFPKPLGAKGQDMPLKPLREVEREMIMKALRAANGNRTRAAEILGISVRTLRNKLQIYREAGLI
- a CDS encoding tetratricopeptide repeat protein; the protein is MFTSNTLAAKDAFLWYQQAKTLYEEGDSQGALALLEELEHRFPNERAVIAKGRVLAAEIYASQGNYQKVIDLLKPLLKETDLPPKAYLLLAKSSEALGLHSDALVYIRFLQAKFPDALEVCSANVIAARIFYKRKIPDKAKRLAEKVLASDLCPLKAKAEASSLLFKLNEPDKVISFLKNNPKVKALVPEIIKELALYHLKQGNLKQAEEEIYDYLNYSGREKEAPPLLWALGEVYFNQKKYREARRIFELILTSWPSAPQALFAKFRLYEMRYLFEEKIGRFDPQTRQILLNVIKALKKDYPKAPITEEAHALEIEILLELKKIDECLKSAWAFLKKYPQSPFLPKIFPVLCKASSLFEQKLLGEKDYEEVILFFEKHKPELEKAGCGLTFYWAAQAYLSLNLETQARLTLLKGVLLPLPDVWEKDFKLTLADLLIRNSEYDLSERFLKELREKYPEINKNPYFLYLCGLLNEGEGKLIKALNFLEKAYHETATPEMKEKIRKDLLKVLISVGRYQEALVLLKEAKKVDLELGKALVTKALNEEKYGLSQKALAFLLKKFPKDRELKWLEGLLLERQGEAEKALAIWQEMANGNDLYGRLASSLVKEEKLVEEARQEIY